Proteins from a single region of Gasterosteus aculeatus chromosome Y, fGasAcu3.hap1.1, whole genome shotgun sequence:
- the rassf8a gene encoding ras association domain-containing protein 8 isoform X1: MELKVWVDGVQRVVCGVTEATTCQEVVIALAQAIGRTGRYTLMEKWRDSERHLAPHESPVASLNTWGQYAGDVQLILRRTGPSLTERPPSEGPPLRGPERGPHRQSLPPLAKLRHPNDRSLLRRREPRRKSLTFTGAPRGLREILNGGRIAEAKQRLLVGDGGTHHHARPAIGAASPDLWACRMEDLVRLVGLQRETLNVLEKKLEAYEAELQAWADGAGERGRGCIADRGGGGLMEEILRLEKHLRKNDVEMEEGEFWATELQIELESERQLEERLHELVGQLQGCEVEIEEKLSMVQSVEAGLEEEQLQRQRQETQWVSEAEARSQMLRAKTELKAQERQAVQLESSCRAVDRSLGQSTKNLQDMQHGLEQLTKELRQVNLQQFIKQTGTKVTVLPAEPSEDESTHRTHVIDLVPLSGSLKRPVSSHTKSSHLRILHSPLTSGLNPEGIYV, encoded by the exons ATGGAGCTCAAGGTCTGGGTGGACGGCGTCCAGAGGGTCGTATGCGGGGTCACCGAGGCAACCACCTGCCAAGAAGTGGTGATTGCTCTGGCACAGGCAATAG GTCGCACTGGGCGGTACACTCTGATGGAAAAATGGCGGGACTCTGAGCGTCACCTAGCCCCTCACGAGAGCCCTGTGGCTTCCCTCAACACGTGGGGCCAGTATGCCGGGGATGTCCAGCTGATCCTGCGGCGAACGGGTCCCTCCTTGACTGAACGACCTCCCTCAGAAGGACCCCCTCTCCGGGGGCCTGAACGCGGTCCGCACCGGCAGAGCCTACCGCCCCTCGCGAAGCTTCGACACCCCAACGATCgctccctcctccgccgccgcgaACCGCGTCGTAAGTCTTTGACCTTCACCGGTGCGCCCAGAGGCCTCCGGGAGATATTGAACGGGGGCCGGATCGCCGAGGCGAAACAAAGGCTCCTCGTGGGAGATGGCGGCACTCACCACCACGCCAGACCAGCCATCGGGGCGGCGTCACCTGACCTGTGGGCCTGTCGCATGGAAGATCTGGTCCGGCTGGTCGGTCTACAAAGGGAGACTCTCAATGTGCTGGAGAAAAAGCTGGAGGCCTATGAGGCTGAGCTCCAGGCCTGGGCCGACGGGGCAGGGGAGCGAGGTAGAGGGTGCATTGCCGACCGGGGTGGAGGAGGGCTGATGGAGGAGATCCTGAGGTTGGAAAAGCATCTGAGGAAGAACGACGTtgagatggaggaaggggagttttGGGCCACTGAGCTGCAGATTGAGCTGGAGAGTGAGCGGCAGCTGGAGGAACGACTGCATGAGCTAGTAGGACAACTGCAGGGCTGTGAAGTGGAGATTGAAGAAAAGCTTTCAATGGTACAG AGCGTAGAGGCCGGcctggaagaggagcagctgcagaggcaGCGGCAGGAGACCCAGTGGGTGAGCGAGGCTGAGGCTCGGTCTCAGATGCTCCGTGCCAAAACGGAACTGAAAGCCCAGGAGAGGCAGGCCGTCCAGTTAGAGAGTAGCTGCAGAGCGGTTGATCGCTCGCTTGGACAAAGCACCAAGAATCTACAG gATATGCAGCACGGGCTTGAACAGCTGACCAAGGAGCTGAGGCAGGTTAACCTGCAGCAGTTCATTAAGCAGACCGGCACCAAGGTCACAGTGCTGCCAGCCGAACCCAGTGAGGATGAAAGTACTCACCGCACTCATGTTATAG ATTTAGTTCCCCTCTCTGGCTCCCTGAAGCGTCCGGTGTCGTCGCACACCAAGTCCAGTCACCTCCGGATCCTCCACAGCCCTCTCACCTCCGGCCTGAATCCAGAGGGCATCTATGTGTGA
- the rassf8a gene encoding ras association domain-containing protein 8 isoform X2 gives MELKVWVDGVQRVVCGVTEATTCQEVVIALAQAIGRTGRYTLMEKWRDSERHLAPHESPVASLNTWGQYAGDVQLILRRTGPSLTERPPSEGPPLRGPERGPHRQSLPPLAKLRHPNDRSLLRRREPRRKSLTFTGAPRGLREILNGGRIAEAKQRLLVGDGGTHHHARPAIGAASPDLWACRMEDLVRLVGLQRETLNVLEKKLEAYEAELQAWADGAGERGRGCIADRGGGGLMEEILRLEKHLRKNDVEMEEGEFWATELQIELESERQLEERLHELVGQLQGCEVEIEEKLSMSVEAGLEEEQLQRQRQETQWVSEAEARSQMLRAKTELKAQERQAVQLESSCRAVDRSLGQSTKNLQDMQHGLEQLTKELRQVNLQQFIKQTGTKVTVLPAEPSEDESTHRTHVIDLVPLSGSLKRPVSSHTKSSHLRILHSPLTSGLNPEGIYV, from the exons ATGGAGCTCAAGGTCTGGGTGGACGGCGTCCAGAGGGTCGTATGCGGGGTCACCGAGGCAACCACCTGCCAAGAAGTGGTGATTGCTCTGGCACAGGCAATAG GTCGCACTGGGCGGTACACTCTGATGGAAAAATGGCGGGACTCTGAGCGTCACCTAGCCCCTCACGAGAGCCCTGTGGCTTCCCTCAACACGTGGGGCCAGTATGCCGGGGATGTCCAGCTGATCCTGCGGCGAACGGGTCCCTCCTTGACTGAACGACCTCCCTCAGAAGGACCCCCTCTCCGGGGGCCTGAACGCGGTCCGCACCGGCAGAGCCTACCGCCCCTCGCGAAGCTTCGACACCCCAACGATCgctccctcctccgccgccgcgaACCGCGTCGTAAGTCTTTGACCTTCACCGGTGCGCCCAGAGGCCTCCGGGAGATATTGAACGGGGGCCGGATCGCCGAGGCGAAACAAAGGCTCCTCGTGGGAGATGGCGGCACTCACCACCACGCCAGACCAGCCATCGGGGCGGCGTCACCTGACCTGTGGGCCTGTCGCATGGAAGATCTGGTCCGGCTGGTCGGTCTACAAAGGGAGACTCTCAATGTGCTGGAGAAAAAGCTGGAGGCCTATGAGGCTGAGCTCCAGGCCTGGGCCGACGGGGCAGGGGAGCGAGGTAGAGGGTGCATTGCCGACCGGGGTGGAGGAGGGCTGATGGAGGAGATCCTGAGGTTGGAAAAGCATCTGAGGAAGAACGACGTtgagatggaggaaggggagttttGGGCCACTGAGCTGCAGATTGAGCTGGAGAGTGAGCGGCAGCTGGAGGAACGACTGCATGAGCTAGTAGGACAACTGCAGGGCTGTGAAGTGGAGATTGAAGAAAAGCTTTCAATG AGCGTAGAGGCCGGcctggaagaggagcagctgcagaggcaGCGGCAGGAGACCCAGTGGGTGAGCGAGGCTGAGGCTCGGTCTCAGATGCTCCGTGCCAAAACGGAACTGAAAGCCCAGGAGAGGCAGGCCGTCCAGTTAGAGAGTAGCTGCAGAGCGGTTGATCGCTCGCTTGGACAAAGCACCAAGAATCTACAG gATATGCAGCACGGGCTTGAACAGCTGACCAAGGAGCTGAGGCAGGTTAACCTGCAGCAGTTCATTAAGCAGACCGGCACCAAGGTCACAGTGCTGCCAGCCGAACCCAGTGAGGATGAAAGTACTCACCGCACTCATGTTATAG ATTTAGTTCCCCTCTCTGGCTCCCTGAAGCGTCCGGTGTCGTCGCACACCAAGTCCAGTCACCTCCGGATCCTCCACAGCCCTCTCACCTCCGGCCTGAATCCAGAGGGCATCTATGTGTGA
- the LOC120808948 gene encoding class E basic helix-loop-helix protein 41-like isoform X2, giving the protein MDERIAHLQDRQFMDHADFLGVDYSSLYMCKSKRGIKREDGGKDAYKLPHRLIEKKRRDRINECIGQLKDLLPEHLKLSTLGHLEKAVVLELTLKHLNALTAVTEQQHQKIVALQNGDRIANSSIHADLDAFHSGFQACAKEVLQYLGQFENWTTRDQRCAQLISHLHKVLAQFQAGAPPLQHQLPAAGDAQDGHKADSQANCIPVIQRTQGGELNENDTDTDSGYGGEAEKGDGKDKECERNNAQGAKVVKIKQEFGDDRVAKNPKMNWPGNGSGGGDPARPDLAFMNSLVGISGAGQQTPICMPFYFINPSAAASYMPFFDKSNIEKYMYPAAAALASPFPWPYPAHASAAAAVAAFPGLSVHVGACPGSKDLHGAESDESRDAEFGSPGEQEDSPGIDYGEDDVADAS; this is encoded by the exons ATGGATGAAAGAATCGCGCATTTACAGGACAGACAGTTTATGGATCACGCAGATTTCTTGGG AGTGGATTACTCCTCTCTCTACATGTGCAAATCCAAACGAGGCATCAAGCGGGAGGATGGTGGGAAG GACGCCTACAAGTTACCTCACCGGTTGatagagaagaagaggagagacagaatCAACGAATGTATCGGCCAGCTGAAAGATTTGTTACCCGAGCATCTGAAGCTGTCG ACGCTCGGGCATCTGGAGAAAGCGGTTGTCCTGGAGTTGACGTTAAAGCACTTGAACGCTCTGACGGCCGTCaccgagcagcagcaccagaaGATCGTTGCTTTGCAGAATG GGGACCGGATAGCGAACTCGTCCATACACGCAGATCTGGACGCGTTCCACTCCGGCTTCCAGGCCTGTGCCAAAGAGGTCCTGCAGTATCTGGGTCAGTTTGAGAACTGGACGACGCGAGATCAGCGGTGCGCGCAGCTCATCAGCCACCTTCACAAGGTGCTGGCGCAGTTCCAGGCCGGCGCACCGCCGCTCCAGCACCAGCTACCCGCCGCCGGGGACGCACAGGACGGCCACAAAGCCGACAGCCAAGCTAATTGTATCCCGGTAATCCAGAGGACCCAAGGCGGGGAGCTCAACGAGAACGACACGGACACGGACAGCGGCTACGGGGGCGAAGCCGAAAAGGGCGACGGCAAAGATAAAGAATGTGAGCGCAATAACGCGCAGGGAGCCAAGGTGGTGAAGATCAAACAAGAGTTTGGAGATGATCGCGTTGCAAAAAACCCAAAGATGAACTGGCCTGGGAACGGGTCAGGTGGCGGAGACCCCGCTAGGCCCGATCTGGCGTTTATGAACTCTCTGGTGGGAATAAGCGGTGCGGGACAGCAAACACCTATTTGCATGCCTTTCTACTTCATCAACCCTTCGGCCGCTGCTTCTTATATGCCATTTTTTGACAAAAGCAACATTGAAAAGTACATGTACCCAGCGGCGGCCGCTCTGGCATCTCCTTTCCCCTGGCCGTACCCCGCGCACGCGTCAGCCGCGGCTGCGGTTGCGGCTTTCCCCGGCTTGTCCGTGCATGTTGGAGCCTGTCCTGGGTCCAAGGACCTCCACGGTGCAGAGAGCGACGAGTCACGCGATGCTGAGTTCGGGTCACCAGGGGAGCAAGAGGATAGTCCCGGGATCGACTACGGGGAGGATGACGTAGCAGACGCGTCCTAA
- the LOC120808948 gene encoding class E basic helix-loop-helix protein 41-like isoform X1, whose protein sequence is MDERIAHLQDRQFMDHADFLGVDYSSLYMCKSKRGIKREDGGKQDAYKLPHRLIEKKRRDRINECIGQLKDLLPEHLKLSTLGHLEKAVVLELTLKHLNALTAVTEQQHQKIVALQNGDRIANSSIHADLDAFHSGFQACAKEVLQYLGQFENWTTRDQRCAQLISHLHKVLAQFQAGAPPLQHQLPAAGDAQDGHKADSQANCIPVIQRTQGGELNENDTDTDSGYGGEAEKGDGKDKECERNNAQGAKVVKIKQEFGDDRVAKNPKMNWPGNGSGGGDPARPDLAFMNSLVGISGAGQQTPICMPFYFINPSAAASYMPFFDKSNIEKYMYPAAAALASPFPWPYPAHASAAAAVAAFPGLSVHVGACPGSKDLHGAESDESRDAEFGSPGEQEDSPGIDYGEDDVADAS, encoded by the exons ATGGATGAAAGAATCGCGCATTTACAGGACAGACAGTTTATGGATCACGCAGATTTCTTGGG AGTGGATTACTCCTCTCTCTACATGTGCAAATCCAAACGAGGCATCAAGCGGGAGGATGGTGGGAAG CAGGACGCCTACAAGTTACCTCACCGGTTGatagagaagaagaggagagacagaatCAACGAATGTATCGGCCAGCTGAAAGATTTGTTACCCGAGCATCTGAAGCTGTCG ACGCTCGGGCATCTGGAGAAAGCGGTTGTCCTGGAGTTGACGTTAAAGCACTTGAACGCTCTGACGGCCGTCaccgagcagcagcaccagaaGATCGTTGCTTTGCAGAATG GGGACCGGATAGCGAACTCGTCCATACACGCAGATCTGGACGCGTTCCACTCCGGCTTCCAGGCCTGTGCCAAAGAGGTCCTGCAGTATCTGGGTCAGTTTGAGAACTGGACGACGCGAGATCAGCGGTGCGCGCAGCTCATCAGCCACCTTCACAAGGTGCTGGCGCAGTTCCAGGCCGGCGCACCGCCGCTCCAGCACCAGCTACCCGCCGCCGGGGACGCACAGGACGGCCACAAAGCCGACAGCCAAGCTAATTGTATCCCGGTAATCCAGAGGACCCAAGGCGGGGAGCTCAACGAGAACGACACGGACACGGACAGCGGCTACGGGGGCGAAGCCGAAAAGGGCGACGGCAAAGATAAAGAATGTGAGCGCAATAACGCGCAGGGAGCCAAGGTGGTGAAGATCAAACAAGAGTTTGGAGATGATCGCGTTGCAAAAAACCCAAAGATGAACTGGCCTGGGAACGGGTCAGGTGGCGGAGACCCCGCTAGGCCCGATCTGGCGTTTATGAACTCTCTGGTGGGAATAAGCGGTGCGGGACAGCAAACACCTATTTGCATGCCTTTCTACTTCATCAACCCTTCGGCCGCTGCTTCTTATATGCCATTTTTTGACAAAAGCAACATTGAAAAGTACATGTACCCAGCGGCGGCCGCTCTGGCATCTCCTTTCCCCTGGCCGTACCCCGCGCACGCGTCAGCCGCGGCTGCGGTTGCGGCTTTCCCCGGCTTGTCCGTGCATGTTGGAGCCTGTCCTGGGTCCAAGGACCTCCACGGTGCAGAGAGCGACGAGTCACGCGATGCTGAGTTCGGGTCACCAGGGGAGCAAGAGGATAGTCCCGGGATCGACTACGGGGAGGATGACGTAGCAGACGCGTCCTAA
- the LOC120812676 gene encoding sarcospan-like yields MGQGQKGSSDQKEGKKKWDESPASEDGHKCRVCRFPLLIALLQLLLGAAVTVVAFFMLVVSPSLLTRETPYWAGIILCLVSIPGFILYCVTYLPDERTSIQFIVKILYFALSAIGLVTSVVAMSFAGHHHSQTSGFTCQQVRMDCVCKLDQMDPIARTFTYQDVSDCEGVTGTLVLYCLLQIVLNLAQALVCALGAFVMWKHRYQVFFAGLQIGSHASRQWQKV; encoded by the exons ATGGGGCAGGGGCAGAAAGGTTCCTCAGACCAGAAAGAGGGCAAGAAGAAGTGGGATGAAAGCCCAGCGTCGGAGGACGGACACAAATGCAGAGTCTGTCGCTTCCCTCTGCTCATCGCcctgctccagctgctgttGGGGGCGGCCGTCACGGTGGTGGCCTTCTTTATGTTGGTCGTCAGCCCCTCACTGCTGACCAGAGAGACGCCGTACTGGGCTGGAATCATT CTGTGTTTAGTTTCCATCCCGGGCTTTATCCTGTACTGTGTCACCTACCTCCCCGACGAGAGGACGTCTATTCAATTCATTGTCAAG ATCCTGTACTTCGCCCTGTCCGCAATTGGGCTGGTCACGTCAGTTGTGGCCATGTCGTTTGCCGGACACCACCACTCACAGACCAGTGGCTTCACCTGCCAGCAGGTCAGGATGGACTGTGTGTGCAAACTGGATCAAATGGACCCAATAGCCCGCACCTTCACCTACCAGGACGTCAGCGACTGCGAGGGAGTCACCGGGACGCTGGTGCTCTACTGCCTGCTCCAGATCGTGCTGAACCTGGCCCAGGCGCTGGTGTGCGCGCTGGGGGCCTTCGTCATGTGGAAGCACCGTTACCAGGTCTTTTTCGCCGGCCTTCAGATTGGCTCTCACGCTTCCAGGCAGTGGCAGAAGGTTTAA